In Armatimonadota bacterium, a single genomic region encodes these proteins:
- a CDS encoding NDP-sugar synthase: protein MRGVIIAGGMGTRLRPLTLRRPKPLIRVANRPFLEYQVAQLRAAGADEVVFATNYMAEAIEAHFGDGSAFDVRMRYAVESEPLGTAGAIRNAVEGLPPDRCIVFNGDILTDFDIGAIAKSHQERGAKATLTLKKVQRPHPYGVISVDDDFKVLSFDEPTDEQKRAADRGEKQHGFDYINAGIYILEPDLIAQIPLRKCSIEREFYPQALSQGVLIVGYPGEGYWLDIGRPAQYVAATRALLSNEVKAALSPAGQLENGVWRGKDETIAPDARIDTGCCLGDGCKIGSGTTLDRYTVLGSNCRIGTNCRLSGAILGDRVKVADGSILENCIVDDGCAIGKHTTAANVVLAADSRIEAHSALGI, encoded by the coding sequence ATGAGAGGGGTCATTATTGCAGGCGGAATGGGCACGCGGTTGCGCCCCCTTACCCTCCGCCGCCCCAAACCGCTCATCCGAGTTGCCAATCGACCTTTTCTAGAGTACCAAGTCGCCCAACTGCGCGCTGCGGGCGCCGACGAAGTAGTATTTGCCACCAACTACATGGCAGAGGCGATCGAAGCCCATTTCGGCGACGGTTCTGCGTTTGACGTTCGAATGCGCTACGCCGTCGAAAGCGAGCCATTGGGCACTGCGGGCGCCATCCGCAACGCGGTCGAGGGGCTTCCGCCGGATCGGTGCATCGTCTTCAACGGCGATATCCTGACCGACTTCGACATCGGCGCGATTGCGAAGTCGCATCAAGAGCGAGGGGCCAAAGCCACGCTCACGCTCAAGAAGGTTCAGCGCCCGCACCCCTACGGCGTCATCTCGGTGGACGACGATTTCAAGGTTCTCAGTTTCGACGAACCGACCGATGAACAGAAGCGAGCCGCCGATCGTGGCGAAAAACAGCACGGCTTTGACTACATCAATGCGGGCATCTACATTCTCGAGCCCGATCTGATCGCGCAGATCCCGCTCAGAAAGTGCAGCATCGAACGCGAGTTCTACCCGCAGGCGCTCTCTCAAGGAGTCCTGATCGTCGGCTACCCGGGCGAAGGCTACTGGCTCGATATCGGCCGCCCGGCGCAATATGTCGCCGCCACCCGAGCGCTGCTCAGCAACGAGGTCAAAGCCGCTCTGTCTCCAGCGGGCCAGTTGGAAAACGGCGTCTGGCGCGGCAAAGATGAAACGATTGCGCCGGACGCCCGTATAGATACCGGTTGTTGCCTCGGCGACGGCTGCAAAATCGGCTCTGGCACGACCCTCGACAGGTATACTGTGCTCGGTTCGAACTGCCGAATCGGAACGAACTGTCGCCTCAGCGGAGCCATACTGGGCGACCGTGTCAAGGTTGCGGACGGATCGATATTGGAAAATTGCATTGTGGACGATGGATGCGCGATCGGAAAGCATACAACCGCTGCCAACGTCGTCCTGGCCGCAGACAGTCGCATCGAAGCTCATAGCGCCCTGGGTATCTAA
- a CDS encoding DMT family transporter gives MPPALILTAAVLSVSTGAVFFRLSEAPALAAAFWRPCIATLFFLPFALRAARGMNPRLWFIGLPGGFFLAVHFAAWIASLEYTTVAASVVLVTTTPIWTALIAPRITGDRISSRAAIGIAIAFVGAVIVGLGDFSATPRALLGNGLAIIGAVTATGYMLAGRLRIGLVPVPVYLVSLYGTAAFFGALFAVASGAPLVGYSANTMLYLGLLALFPQIIGHSSYNLALRTLPAQTVSACLLGEPILSALLAWIVLSEPVTAVTFVGGAIVLTGLYFAVVGALPKTAKMSSDG, from the coding sequence ATGCCGCCCGCCCTCATCCTCACCGCCGCCGTGCTTTCCGTTTCCACCGGCGCCGTCTTCTTTCGACTTTCCGAGGCGCCCGCTCTCGCCGCAGCCTTTTGGAGGCCCTGCATCGCGACGCTCTTCTTCCTCCCGTTCGCCCTTCGCGCCGCAAGAGGTATGAACCCTCGCCTATGGTTCATCGGCCTCCCCGGCGGATTCTTCCTTGCGGTGCACTTTGCCGCATGGATCGCATCTCTTGAATACACGACGGTGGCCGCCAGCGTCGTTTTGGTGACCACGACCCCTATCTGGACCGCGCTCATCGCGCCCAGAATCACCGGCGACCGCATCTCTTCTCGCGCTGCAATCGGTATCGCGATCGCCTTTGTCGGCGCGGTGATCGTGGGCTTGGGGGACTTTAGCGCGACGCCCCGCGCGCTACTGGGCAACGGCCTGGCCATAATCGGCGCTGTAACAGCCACGGGATACATGCTCGCGGGTCGCCTTCGCATCGGGTTAGTCCCCGTGCCCGTCTATCTGGTCTCGTTGTATGGCACGGCGGCTTTCTTTGGCGCCCTCTTCGCCGTCGCGTCGGGCGCCCCGCTAGTCGGCTATTCGGCCAACACGATGCTTTACTTAGGTTTGCTCGCGCTCTTCCCGCAGATCATCGGCCACTCTAGCTACAACCTCGCTCTGCGCACTCTTCCCGCCCAAACGGTTTCTGCCTGTCTCTTGGGCGAGCCGATTCTAAGCGCGCTTCTTGCATGGATTGTGCTCTCCGAACCGGTTACTGCCGTTACGTTCGTCGGCGGCGCGATCGTGCTGACCGGACTCTACTTCGCCGTTGTAGGGGCATTGCCCAAAACCGCCAAAATGAGTAGCGATGGGTAG
- the dacB gene encoding D-alanyl-D-alanine carboxypeptidase/D-alanyl-D-alanine-endopeptidase, with the protein MKAIPLFLLLSTFAWSQGDLAKEIEAKIDQPWIKHGRCGLLVVAMDTDERIYQRDAAHVHTPASNTKLATSAAALRALGSEYRYTTKLIANGELINGELKGDLVLVGGGDPTLVAEDLKKMAEQAYASGLRKVSGFLTYDDGFFDAERYGFGWDIDDEMYAYQPQISALILDRNVVTVRAEATAVGEPPKITISNGGPSLVVRNLAVTSARGSRNSLSITRIRAQNVFEVKGSIPLGADAVSVRLSVEDPSFYAASIMAMLLRDAGIEIPARPVAALAPSAKGSAIAEHRSPPMSVIVRELNKPSDNLIAEALIKTIGREKGGSGSTSAGLNYVRSFLTEIGAPAGSVMLQDGSGLSGVNAISPEALYILLKHMQSSPHRQAFEDSLPIIGVDGTLRNRLANSPVKGKFLAKTGTLFRTSAVSGYLTAKSGKRYIVSIMMNHFDAPASQARQLQDQLIELLYERL; encoded by the coding sequence ATGAAAGCCATCCCCCTGTTCTTGCTATTGTCGACCTTCGCGTGGAGCCAAGGAGATTTGGCCAAGGAGATTGAGGCGAAGATCGATCAGCCTTGGATCAAGCACGGTCGCTGCGGGCTTCTGGTCGTCGCAATGGATACGGACGAACGCATCTATCAGCGCGATGCGGCGCACGTCCATACGCCCGCTTCGAATACGAAGCTGGCGACATCGGCGGCGGCATTGCGGGCGCTGGGTTCGGAGTATCGATACACGACGAAGCTGATCGCTAACGGCGAATTGATAAATGGCGAACTCAAGGGCGATTTGGTCTTAGTTGGCGGCGGCGACCCGACGCTGGTTGCGGAAGACCTTAAGAAGATGGCCGAACAAGCCTATGCGTCGGGCTTGCGGAAGGTTTCCGGCTTTCTGACCTACGACGATGGTTTCTTTGACGCAGAGCGGTACGGATTTGGATGGGATATCGACGACGAGATGTACGCCTACCAACCGCAGATCAGCGCGTTGATACTGGATCGGAACGTGGTTACGGTTCGAGCCGAAGCGACGGCTGTAGGCGAACCGCCCAAGATCACCATTTCGAACGGGGGCCCGAGCCTGGTCGTACGAAACTTAGCGGTAACGAGCGCTCGCGGTTCGCGCAACTCCTTATCGATAACGCGGATAAGAGCGCAGAACGTGTTCGAGGTCAAGGGGTCGATCCCGCTTGGTGCAGATGCGGTTAGCGTTCGGTTGTCGGTTGAAGACCCCTCTTTCTATGCGGCTTCTATCATGGCAATGCTATTGCGAGACGCTGGGATCGAGATTCCTGCAAGACCGGTCGCGGCGTTGGCGCCATCGGCAAAGGGGAGCGCCATCGCCGAACATCGGTCGCCGCCAATGAGCGTTATTGTGCGCGAACTGAACAAACCGAGCGACAACCTGATCGCCGAGGCCCTGATCAAGACGATCGGTCGCGAGAAGGGCGGCTCTGGCAGCACGAGCGCCGGGTTGAACTACGTCAGGTCGTTCTTGACGGAGATTGGAGCGCCTGCCGGTTCAGTGATGCTTCAGGACGGCAGCGGCCTGTCTGGAGTGAACGCCATCAGCCCGGAAGCGCTCTATATCTTGCTGAAGCACATGCAGTCCTCGCCGCATCGTCAGGCGTTCGAGGATTCGCTGCCGATCATTGGGGTCGATGGGACGTTGCGCAATCGATTGGCCAATTCGCCCGTCAAGGGCAAGTTTTTGGCAAAGACGGGCACGCTGTTCCGGACGAGCGCGGTGTCGGGCTATCTGACGGCCAAGAGCGGGAAGCGGTATATCGTGTCGATCATGATGAATCACTTCGATGCGCCAGCCTCTCAGGCTCGTCAGCTCCAGGATCAGCTAATCGAGCTGCTGTATGAAAGGCTGTAG
- a CDS encoding aldo/keto reductase codes for MIYGQISGIDKPVSRLVQGTVMINSAEKEQGFRLLDAIFEQGCTAFDTAHVYGNGDNERTVGEWIRTRNIRDQVVVLGKGAHPMHGRNRVTPEDIRSDISESLERFGFDKIDLYLLHRDDPSVPIDEIVGALDDEKRAGRIDAYGGSNWTHQRIQSAKEYAEQKGKTPFAASSPHFSLAKQVKPPWEGCVTITGDAEAQEFYRANQMPLFAWSSLAGGFFSGRFRRDNLAEFDGYLDKLCVDSYCVEENFQILDRVQEVARERGLTAAQIALAWAFAQGFNLFALVGCSAPEEFRENAKALQLADALQPFIQQLD; via the coding sequence TTGATCTACGGCCAAATCTCCGGGATCGACAAACCTGTTTCGCGGCTTGTGCAGGGCACAGTGATGATCAACAGCGCGGAGAAGGAGCAGGGCTTTCGCCTGCTCGATGCGATCTTTGAACAAGGCTGTACCGCGTTCGACACGGCGCACGTTTACGGCAACGGCGACAACGAGCGCACGGTCGGCGAATGGATACGGACGCGCAATATCCGAGACCAAGTCGTTGTCCTTGGCAAAGGCGCGCACCCCATGCATGGACGCAACCGAGTAACGCCCGAAGACATTCGATCCGACATCTCCGAATCGCTGGAGAGGTTCGGCTTCGACAAGATCGACCTCTATCTGCTCCATCGAGACGATCCATCCGTGCCTATCGATGAAATCGTGGGCGCCTTAGACGACGAGAAACGAGCGGGCCGGATCGATGCCTATGGCGGATCAAACTGGACTCATCAGCGCATCCAATCTGCGAAAGAGTATGCCGAACAAAAGGGCAAGACCCCGTTCGCTGCCTCCAGCCCGCACTTTAGCCTGGCCAAACAGGTCAAACCGCCTTGGGAAGGCTGCGTTACCATCACGGGCGACGCAGAGGCCCAGGAGTTCTACCGTGCCAACCAGATGCCGCTGTTCGCCTGGTCCAGCCTGGCGGGCGGCTTCTTCTCAGGCAGATTCCGACGCGACAACCTCGCAGAATTTGACGGCTACTTGGATAAGCTCTGCGTCGATTCGTACTGCGTCGAGGAGAACTTTCAGATTCTCGACCGGGTTCAAGAGGTTGCTCGCGAACGAGGGCTGACTGCGGCTCAGATCGCGCTCGCATGGGCGTTCGCCCAAGGTTTCAATCTCTTTGCGCTGGTCGGTTGCAGCGCGCCCGAGGAGTTTCGGGAGAACGCAAAGGCCCTCCAATTAGCGGATGCGCTACAGCCTTTCATACAGCAGCTCGATTAG
- a CDS encoding Gfo/Idh/MocA family oxidoreductase, which produces MTNWGILACGNIARKFAQGLVFAPNAKLLAVASRSQEKADAFGAEFGVERLYGSYQDLATDPDIDIVYIASPHTGHCEHAILCLDSGKGVLCEKPLAINAQQVERMIAAAQRNERFLMEAMWTRFLPMMNQVRAWLDEGAIGPLQALYADFGFRAGFNPEGRLFNLDLGGGSILDVGIYPLALAVQLFGEPNRVQAIANLSPTGSDEIALFNLGFPGGAMASLSSAIRATTPMEATIVGENGLIRLHRPFWKATLLTIEVQGKDAVTTARPFESTGYQYEATAAMEAMEQGLLEHPLMPWGDSLILARTMDEIRNQIGVRYPGE; this is translated from the coding sequence ATGACCAATTGGGGCATCTTGGCCTGCGGAAACATCGCTCGCAAGTTCGCGCAGGGCCTTGTCTTCGCACCGAACGCCAAACTTCTCGCCGTCGCCTCGCGATCTCAAGAGAAGGCCGATGCGTTCGGAGCCGAATTCGGCGTCGAACGGCTTTACGGAAGCTACCAAGACTTGGCAACCGACCCAGACATCGATATCGTCTACATCGCATCGCCCCATACCGGCCACTGCGAACATGCGATCTTGTGCTTGGACTCCGGGAAAGGCGTGCTGTGCGAAAAACCGCTGGCCATCAACGCCCAGCAGGTCGAGCGCATGATCGCCGCCGCCCAACGGAACGAGCGATTTCTAATGGAAGCCATGTGGACGCGCTTTCTCCCCATGATGAATCAGGTTCGCGCCTGGCTGGACGAAGGCGCGATAGGCCCGTTGCAGGCGCTTTACGCAGATTTTGGGTTTCGAGCAGGGTTCAACCCCGAAGGCCGTCTGTTCAATCTTGATCTTGGCGGCGGATCGATATTAGACGTGGGAATCTATCCGCTCGCGTTGGCCGTGCAACTGTTCGGCGAACCCAATCGGGTGCAAGCCATAGCCAATCTATCGCCCACCGGGTCGGACGAGATCGCCCTGTTCAACCTCGGATTTCCCGGCGGCGCCATGGCCAGCCTCTCTTCGGCCATCCGCGCCACGACGCCCATGGAGGCGACGATCGTCGGCGAAAACGGCCTGATTCGACTGCACAGACCCTTCTGGAAAGCGACTCTGCTGACCATCGAAGTTCAGGGCAAAGACGCCGTAACGACGGCGCGACCGTTCGAGAGCACGGGCTATCAGTACGAGGCCACGGCCGCCATGGAGGCCATGGAACAAGGGTTGTTGGAACATCCTCTGATGCCATGGGGCGATAGCCTAATCCTCGCTCGAACGATGGACGAGATTCGCAACCAGATCGGCGTGCGCTATCCGGGGGAGTAG
- a CDS encoding FAD:protein FMN transferase, with product MSLIFSRCSHDSLTAMGLRRFEYTQVHMGGAARIVLFCGDRRLAESAARAAFGRIAEIEQVCSDYRRDSEVVRLCDRAGEGWIAISRDLYRVLEVGQRIAQASNGAFDITLGPLVALWRRMRQTGQMATEADLAAAKSLKGWQKLRLRPGFAMLETPGMRIDLGGIAKGFACDEALMALRRHGFDRAMIEMGGDLRFGCAPPFEPGWKVRAGSGRSLRMDSCGLSTSGDSEQFVEIGGQRFAHILDPRTGLGLSRPVQATVEALSGLFSDPIATAVCVLGKSRGASLARRFSAKMIEFRGG from the coding sequence ATGTCGCTAATCTTCTCAAGGTGTTCGCACGACTCTTTGACGGCTATGGGGCTGCGTCGGTTCGAGTATACCCAGGTTCATATGGGCGGCGCGGCTCGGATCGTGCTTTTTTGCGGCGACAGAAGGCTGGCGGAAAGCGCCGCCCGCGCGGCTTTTGGACGAATCGCCGAGATCGAACAGGTCTGCAGCGACTATCGGCGAGATAGCGAGGTTGTGCGTTTGTGCGACCGAGCCGGGGAAGGTTGGATAGCGATCAGCCGCGACCTGTACCGAGTTTTAGAAGTCGGTCAGCGCATTGCCCAGGCCAGCAACGGCGCCTTTGACATAACGTTAGGGCCCTTGGTCGCTCTGTGGCGCAGAATGCGGCAGACGGGACAGATGGCGACCGAAGCCGATCTTGCCGCCGCAAAATCGTTGAAGGGGTGGCAAAAGCTGCGCTTGCGTCCAGGCTTTGCAATGCTCGAGACTCCAGGGATGCGAATCGATTTGGGCGGAATTGCGAAAGGATTTGCGTGCGACGAAGCGCTGATGGCGCTCCGCCGCCACGGATTCGATCGAGCCATGATCGAGATGGGAGGCGACCTGAGATTCGGCTGCGCGCCGCCGTTCGAACCGGGCTGGAAGGTAAGAGCCGGGTCTGGACGCTCTTTGCGCATGGATAGCTGCGGCTTATCGACTTCGGGCGATTCGGAACAGTTCGTGGAGATTGGCGGCCAAAGGTTCGCGCACATACTCGACCCTCGCACCGGCTTGGGGCTGTCTCGCCCGGTTCAGGCCACGGTAGAGGCTCTATCGGGTCTGTTCTCCGATCCTATCGCGACTGCAGTCTGCGTGCTGGGCAAGTCGCGCGGCGCATCTCTCGCCCGGCGTTTTTCTGCGAAGATGATAGAGTTTAGAGGGGGGTAA
- a CDS encoding SUMF1/EgtB/PvdO family nonheme iron enzyme, which translates to MILRTLPLILLLALSLPACAQGEPPAMKPYTESIQGTLVRIEMVPIPGGKLIVPDPDSPTKEREISIKPFYMAKFELLWDVFDIWAYRLDQTEEERIQGVDAVTRPSKPYGAPDRGFGHQGYPAISMSHFAADMFCRWLSRKTGKKYRLPSEHEWMYAAIAGAPPSRKPFEPSELKKIAWYWENSDDKTHLAGKKEPNKWGLYDMFGNAGEWCTDEEGVGILKGGSYLSDAEQLNIVYGQRFEKSWQSTDPQNPKSKWWYSDGPFCGFRIICEP; encoded by the coding sequence ATGATTTTACGAACCCTGCCCCTGATTCTACTGCTTGCCTTATCTCTACCGGCCTGCGCCCAAGGCGAACCGCCCGCCATGAAGCCTTACACCGAGTCTATTCAAGGCACGCTCGTCCGCATCGAGATGGTTCCGATACCGGGCGGCAAACTGATCGTTCCCGATCCCGATTCTCCAACCAAAGAGCGCGAGATCAGCATCAAGCCCTTTTACATGGCTAAGTTCGAGCTGCTTTGGGACGTGTTCGACATCTGGGCGTATCGGCTCGACCAAACAGAGGAAGAGCGCATTCAGGGAGTCGACGCGGTAACTCGCCCCAGCAAGCCTTACGGAGCGCCCGACCGGGGATTTGGGCACCAAGGCTACCCAGCCATCAGCATGAGCCACTTTGCCGCCGACATGTTTTGCCGCTGGCTATCGCGCAAGACGGGTAAGAAGTACCGACTGCCCAGCGAACACGAGTGGATGTACGCCGCCATTGCGGGAGCGCCGCCGTCCAGAAAGCCGTTCGAGCCGAGCGAACTGAAAAAGATCGCCTGGTACTGGGAGAACTCGGACGATAAGACGCATCTGGCGGGCAAGAAGGAGCCGAACAAGTGGGGGCTTTACGACATGTTTGGCAACGCGGGCGAGTGGTGCACGGACGAAGAAGGCGTCGGCATCTTGAAAGGCGGATCGTATCTGAGCGACGCCGAACAACTGAACATCGTCTACGGCCAGCGATTCGAGAAGTCTTGGCAATCGACCGATCCGCAGAACCCCAAGAGCAAGTGGTGGTACTCCGACGGACCGTTCTGCGGCTTCCGCATTATTTGCGAACCGTAG
- a CDS encoding carbohydrate kinase family protein, translating to MAFDVCVYGTVCLDRMRSVDRLPLDGGYVDILEEVLAPGGEALNTAVALSRWGARAALVGNDIGDDESGRALLEGVVRDAPNLDLRFVKVRPDAQTPVCDCYVAPDGRRAMFGQGFRAMSSPDVPSEALDAKLFTAEPNAREAATRAVLQASEKGLPIVAMDFHRIEEAAKRATVLQTSYEHLSLPPDPPHLMEAAAQLHARFGATTVITAGEHGYVWIEDLMYRPIYQTAYVAPKVIDTTGSGDAFRAGYIFAHWLCGESLPAAFKFGAAAAALNAAELGAYAGIPSESKIRAFMVSAGNEAAQGE from the coding sequence ATGGCTTTTGACGTCTGCGTCTATGGCACGGTTTGCCTGGATCGAATGCGCTCGGTCGATCGGCTCCCTTTAGACGGCGGCTACGTCGATATTCTTGAAGAAGTCTTGGCCCCTGGCGGAGAGGCGCTGAATACGGCTGTGGCGCTCTCTCGGTGGGGCGCTCGCGCGGCGCTGGTCGGCAACGATATTGGGGACGACGAGAGCGGCAGAGCCTTGCTCGAAGGCGTTGTCCGAGATGCTCCCAATCTCGATTTGCGCTTCGTAAAGGTTCGACCGGACGCCCAAACCCCCGTTTGCGATTGTTATGTTGCGCCGGACGGTCGCCGCGCCATGTTCGGCCAAGGATTCCGCGCGATGTCGTCGCCCGATGTGCCATCTGAGGCTCTGGACGCGAAACTGTTCACCGCGGAGCCCAATGCTCGAGAAGCGGCGACTCGCGCCGTGTTGCAGGCGTCGGAGAAAGGACTGCCCATCGTCGCGATGGATTTTCATCGCATAGAAGAGGCCGCGAAAAGGGCGACGGTCCTACAAACCTCATACGAACATCTCTCGTTGCCGCCCGATCCGCCTCATTTGATGGAAGCCGCGGCACAACTCCATGCCCGGTTTGGGGCGACGACCGTGATCACCGCGGGAGAGCACGGCTATGTCTGGATCGAAGATTTGATGTATCGCCCGATCTACCAAACGGCCTATGTCGCGCCCAAAGTGATCGATACCACAGGCAGCGGCGACGCCTTTAGAGCCGGCTACATCTTTGCGCATTGGCTCTGCGGCGAATCGTTGCCGGCAGCCTTCAAGTTTGGGGCAGCGGCAGCCGCGCTCAACGCCGCAGAACTGGGCGCCTATGCCGGGATTCCGTCGGAATCCAAAATCCGCGCTTTTATGGTTTCTGCAGGGAACGAGGCGGCACAGGGCGAATAG
- a CDS encoding peptide transporter, with protein MAANPELEAARKRAEETSADEAPQFEDGFTLRTFVGLLFIAFVMLPGGIYLGLVAGMGIAAAAEWVTIVLFAEVMRRSYQPLKRQEIYVLFYMAAALTAAVLADRGLAGGPLAYKIWDQFFAQSAPAAPIVEEIPRWAIPHPTSDAITQRNLLHGDWWLPIALLAVMEVLGRASWMSLGYLMFRMTSDVERLPFPMAPVAASGALALAEAGHKGESWRWGVFSSGAVVGMIFGLVYIAVPVVSGATLGEAVRILPIPWWDMTTTTESILPAAALGFSTDLGNLMIGFVLPVPIVVGAALGSVLTTVLGNPILYHLGALSHWKEGFPALQTHLTASMDFWLAVGVGVQLSVAALGLWMAIKAVRASRAERTGRKFGKPPAGRGDPPLWLPIVVWIASALAYIAICRALVPEFPTWIVAVFALVWSPLNSYISARMFGLTGRPVAFPYLKEAAVITSRYQRADVWYAPLPLYDHGQVAQRFREVELTGTKFSSILKAEVAMLFVLPVASFVFWAFFWKTSQIPSTQFPYAQKFWPYHAQMEAVWKQINRPESAAQDWLLNALEPKRILAGFGAGLALYGLFGLMKLPLMFFYGFAGGVGHLPHMILPQLIGAFVGRRFFARRYGLETWSKYAPILLAGYACGAGLAAMLAISLALVAKSVSSLPF; from the coding sequence ATGGCAGCCAACCCTGAACTGGAAGCCGCGCGCAAGCGCGCCGAGGAAACATCCGCCGATGAGGCGCCCCAGTTCGAAGACGGCTTTACTCTGCGAACCTTTGTCGGTCTTCTCTTTATCGCCTTTGTGATGCTGCCGGGCGGCATCTATCTGGGCTTGGTGGCGGGCATGGGCATTGCCGCGGCCGCCGAGTGGGTTACGATCGTGCTCTTTGCCGAGGTGATGCGGCGGTCGTATCAGCCTCTCAAGCGGCAAGAGATCTACGTGCTGTTCTACATGGCTGCGGCGCTAACGGCGGCTGTATTGGCCGATAGAGGTTTGGCAGGCGGGCCGTTGGCCTACAAGATTTGGGATCAGTTTTTTGCCCAATCCGCCCCCGCTGCGCCTATCGTCGAGGAGATTCCGCGCTGGGCCATTCCACATCCCACATCGGACGCAATCACCCAACGAAACCTGTTGCACGGCGACTGGTGGCTGCCAATAGCGCTGTTGGCCGTTATGGAAGTCTTAGGCCGAGCCAGCTGGATGAGCCTGGGCTACCTAATGTTCCGCATGACTTCGGATGTCGAGCGGCTGCCGTTCCCCATGGCGCCTGTGGCGGCAAGCGGAGCGCTGGCGTTGGCCGAGGCCGGGCACAAAGGCGAAAGCTGGCGGTGGGGCGTTTTCTCTTCCGGCGCAGTGGTAGGAATGATTTTTGGTCTTGTTTACATCGCCGTTCCTGTTGTATCCGGCGCAACGCTGGGCGAGGCGGTGCGCATTTTGCCGATCCCCTGGTGGGACATGACGACGACCACCGAATCGATCCTGCCTGCAGCGGCGCTAGGCTTTTCAACCGACTTGGGCAATCTGATGATCGGGTTTGTGCTGCCTGTGCCCATTGTGGTCGGCGCGGCTTTGGGCAGCGTATTGACGACGGTGCTGGGCAATCCGATTCTCTATCATTTAGGGGCCCTTTCTCATTGGAAGGAGGGTTTCCCCGCGCTCCAGACGCATCTTACGGCCAGCATGGACTTCTGGCTGGCGGTCGGCGTCGGCGTTCAACTTTCGGTCGCTGCGTTAGGTCTATGGATGGCGATCAAGGCCGTGCGCGCCTCTCGCGCCGAGCGCACAGGCAGGAAGTTTGGCAAGCCGCCCGCCGGACGCGGCGATCCGCCGTTGTGGCTGCCCATAGTCGTCTGGATCGCCTCGGCGCTCGCCTACATCGCCATCTGCCGGGCACTGGTGCCCGAATTTCCCACCTGGATCGTCGCGGTGTTCGCCCTAGTCTGGAGCCCGCTCAATAGCTACATCTCGGCACGGATGTTCGGGCTTACCGGACGCCCAGTCGCCTTCCCCTATCTTAAGGAGGCGGCCGTCATCACCAGCCGATACCAGCGGGCCGACGTGTGGTACGCGCCGTTGCCTCTATACGACCACGGGCAGGTGGCGCAGCGATTTCGCGAGGTGGAGCTGACCGGCACCAAGTTCTCCAGCATTTTGAAAGCCGAGGTCGCGATGCTGTTCGTGCTTCCGGTCGCCAGTTTTGTCTTTTGGGCGTTCTTCTGGAAGACCTCGCAGATCCCCAGCACGCAGTTCCCCTATGCTCAAAAGTTCTGGCCTTACCATGCCCAGATGGAGGCGGTTTGGAAGCAGATCAACCGCCCCGAGAGCGCAGCGCAGGATTGGCTGCTGAACGCGCTGGAACCTAAGCGCATATTGGCCGGTTTTGGCGCGGGCCTCGCGCTCTACGGGCTGTTCGGCCTGATGAAGCTGCCCCTGATGTTCTTCTATGGCTTTGCGGGCGGCGTGGGACACTTGCCGCACATGATTCTGCCCCAGCTGATCGGGGCGTTCGTTGGCCGGCGGTTCTTTGCCCGACGGTATGGACTGGAAACTTGGTCGAAGTATGCGCCGATCCTTCTGGCGGGCTATGCCTGCGGCGCGGGATTGGCAGCCATGCTGGCCATCTCGCTGGCGCTGGTGGCCAAGTCGGTTTCTTCCCTGCCTTTCTAA